Genomic window (Akkermansiaceae bacterium):
TAGTCATTAAACCCCTCCGACTGTCCCCGCCGGTTTTTCTTTTTCCTGACACTTCTTCTGCCTCCCCGCGCCCGTCGCATGGGATCGAAGACACTGTCCATGCCAACCTCCTTGATCTCACCAACGATAGCCATCAGCTCTCCGAGCCGGCCTTTGGGATAGCCCTGCGCGGCAAACCACTGAAGATACTCCGGCGGCAAATCAAAGATGGGTATCCCATGTGGAGGAAATTCCTTGGGTCCATACCGACCGAACGGCATGAAGGTGTTGCCAATTTCCCCGAGCAACTCGCGAAACTCTTCTCTGTCGTGTTCAGGGATTTCCATGGCCAGAGGCTATGTGGCAATGACGGTTTACAAAAGTTCAATTAGCCGGTGGCGGCCCGATTTTAAACAGGGTTTGCGTTTTGTGACATTTTTATAAAAAATACTTTTTTCTGAACAAAAAGCCAGCCAAGCCTGTTAAACAGGTCAACGGAAAACACCGTTTATCATCGAAACAGCATAGCACTGTTCAATGATGACTCACTATGGTATAATAATACCGTGCAATCCCTCCTTACTTTATTGTCCTGCGTGTTAGTTCTCGCCTGCTCTCCGGCCCTCTGCGCCCGGGGTCAGCAGGATACCGCGGTGGATGGCCCCCACCCCGTGTTGACCCCTGCATCGGAGGTCGCGCCCAGACAGAGCGTGCCGGAGCCCAATGGCCTCCTTGCGCTTGCATTCGCTGGCGTGGTGATCCTCGCACGCCATCGATTTCGTCCAAACTAAGCCCTTGATCCCCCCCCGTGCATAGCGAGGCCCCGGGAATCCTGCTTATTTTAAACATTGATTGAATATTGCTTGAGATCACGCGTCTATGGGGTAGATTGACG
Coding sequences:
- a CDS encoding DUF3820 family protein, producing the protein MEIPEHDREEFRELLGEIGNTFMPFGRYGPKEFPPHGIPIFDLPPEYLQWFAAQGYPKGRLGELMAIVGEIKEVGMDSVFDPMRRARGGRRSVRKKKNRRGQSEGFND
- a CDS encoding PEP-CTERM sorting domain-containing protein (PEP-CTERM proteins occur, often in large numbers, in the proteomes of bacteria that also encode an exosortase, a predicted intramembrane cysteine proteinase. The presence of a PEP-CTERM domain at a protein's C-terminus predicts cleavage within the sorting domain, followed by covalent anchoring to some some component of the (usually Gram-negative) cell surface. Many PEP-CTERM proteins exhibit an unusual sequence composition that includes large numbers of potential glycosylation sites. Expression of one such protein has been shown restore the ability of a bacterium to form floc, a type of biofilm.), which translates into the protein MQSLLTLLSCVLVLACSPALCARGQQDTAVDGPHPVLTPASEVAPRQSVPEPNGLLALAFAGVVILARHRFRPN